From Paenibacillus sp. FSL H8-0537:
GGAGCAAGAGTCAGGCGAAGAGGAGCGGAACCCGATTCAGCTTGATTTTGAGCGGAGATTGCTGCTAGTCAGAGGGATGCTGGTAGAGACAACGTTTTCGGAATATGAAATTATGAAGCTATTTTTGGCGTATCCTGGCAAGGTATTCAGCAGGGAAGAGCTCATTAATGCCATTCGCGGCTTTGATTCCTTTGTCACCGACCGTGCGATTGATGTACACATTGTGAATCTGCGGAAAAAAATCGAGCAGAACCCAAAGGAGCCTCGTCTCATTCGAACCGTTTGGGGCTTCGGCTATAAGTACACAGCCCAGAATGCCTCAGTCAGCCAGGAGAAATAATAGCATGTATTTATTAGGAACCGTCTGGCTTATCCAGACGGTTTTTTTGTATGGAAAATGACATTCTAACAACTATCTAAAGGTAATTGCCGTTATTTCCTAATTATTGTATGAGAATATAGATTTAACTTACTAGGATCGAAGGATGGGAAATATGAGGGAACAAGTCATTGCATTATTGCCTGCAAAGCTGAATGCCTGCCGCGAGCTGGGCCATATGCTGCTGAAAGTGCAGAATGCAAGCAAGGGGCTTGCTGCAGTACTGGTGCAGCTTGACCATTTTTATCGCATTATCGGAGCTAGAGGGATGGACTATGGCTGCGAGGTGATGCAGCTGATTGAAGAGCGGCTCGTGGAGGCAGGAGCGGACAGGTCTGCCATCTGGCAATTGAACGACAGTACTTTTCTGGTTGCAGCAGTGCTGGATGCCGGTCAAGCGGATGGATACAGCATGCTTGAACGCTTCAAAACAACGGTGCAACAACCCGTAGGTTTTGGTTCCGATCGATTTCATTTAACGGCCAGTATTGGCGTGAGCCTGTTTCCGCAGGATGGAGCGACAAGCGAACAGCTTATTTGTCATGCGGAGACGGCTCTGTACAGCGGCGTTTTAAAGGGAGAGGGGCAGATTTCCTATTATTTGCGGTCGGCAACAGAGCAAATCAATCGGCATTTGGAGCTGGAGACCGCCATTCGAACGGCGCTGTATAAAGGGCAATTTCATTTAAACTACCAGCCCATCTATCAAGTGGAGACGGGCAAGCTGCGGGGCTTCGAAGTGCTGCTGCGATGGAATCACCCGGAGCTTGGCAGCATTCAGCCAGCTGAATTTATTCCCTTTGCCGAGAAAAACGGCATGATTATGCCAATTGGCGCATGGGTTATCAAGCAGGCCTGCCGCATGCTGGGTACCCTGCCGGATCAAGCTGCACTGATTATGTCCGTCAATATTTCGCCGACAGAGCTTGCAGACTACGCTTATGCTGACATGGTGCTTAATACGCTGGAGGAGGCAGGAATACCGCCACAGTGTCTACAGCTGGAAATCAAAGCAGGCTATAATTATGCGAATTGCGAGCGATCCGTTAAAGCTTTGACTAGACTGCATGCGAGCGGTGTGTTTATTGCGCTGGATGATTTCGGTTCCATGCATTCGTCGCTGGCGAGTTTGCAGCATCTGCCAATCCATGCCCTTAAGCTGGACCGATCCTTTGTTAGAGAGATAGATAAGGAAGGCGTTGAACATCATATCGTGGAGGCGATGATTGGGCTCCTGCATAAGCTGGGCATTTGTGTCATTGCTGAAGGAGTTGAATATGTGAAGCAGTACGAGCTGCTGCGAGGCTGGGGCTGTGATTACATGCAAGGGTATTTGCTGGGCCAGCCCGCACGACCAGATATGCTGGATTTTACTATGATTCGCAAGCCTGAACGAACAGGCGCATAGGCTTCTGATATAAAGCTTGCCCGAGCGAGAGCGATAGGGCAGGCTCTTTTTTTTCTATATGTGTTGAGAGAACATGCTAATAAACGCAACAAAGCCTCCAAATCCACTGTCGCAGCGGTAGGAGGCTTTTCTGAAATATAGGATTAAATGAGTGATGCAATCCGTAAATGCTTTGGTTACATCGCGCAGCCTTTTTTCGCTTAAAGGCGAAGAAGTCGCTTACGCTTGTTTAGGTTGGGGATGTTGTTCCTTTAAATACAGTGGGGGCCAGAGGGTGTTTAGCTAACTTCCAGATAAAGTTTAGTACCATCGCTGTATTGAAAAATAGCAACCTCACGTACGACCTCAACTTTAGAGATCCGTTTCCATTTTTTTCGAAAGTCGAAATTGAGTTCCATTTCACGCAGTTTATGATGAAGCTGCTCAACTGACGCGGCTTGTTCGTTAGTATAATAAACAGGTACAGAACGACTTTTGAAGGTAATGATTTTCATCATGACCTTGTCCACCTCCGATCGTTTTTTCCTATTCTATCCTAAACGTTTTAGCCGCTTATGAAACAGCCGTAAGAATATTGTTTAATTTGCTTATATATTTCTAACATATAGTGTAAGCTGGAAAACTGCTACTTTCCAGCTAGGATTACATACTGTAGGGCTGCAATAATGGCAAGATGCAGCGGGTAGAAGCTGCGCCAGAGACTGCGAGGAACTTTGATGGAATCAGCCGCTTGCAGCATGCTTGGCGAGTACACAAGCAGCAGGGTTGCGACAACGCTGAACAACTGAATGGTCCAGCCCATGTAGAATAAATAAAAGATGTTGAGCAGCAGGTGAGCCGGGGCCATGCCTTGTTTCGGGACATAGCGGTAGATTAGGACGAGCACTAGCAAATAGGCACCGTAGCTGCATGGAACGACTTCAAGCAGAAGCAGCAGAAAGGCAGCCAGTGACACTTGGAGGGCAGGTCTCGACTTCAATTGGTCCAGAAGCTTGAGGGAGACAAGACAGACGAGCAGAGTGCCCACCGTGTTGATTTCCCAAGTGCCGAAGGCCAGGGAATATGGGATTTGCGATAAAGCGGCAATGGCGGTCATACGCCACAAGTATTGATTGATGTTTTTCGTGCGGAAATACCCAATGACTAGCGCATAAGCATAAAGCGGCATGGCAAGCCTGCCGATGATTCGCCAAGTATCATCTTGGGGAAACCAGATCAAGCCAATATGATCAAGCAGCATCGTAACCATTGCGATAATTTGCATATTCATCCCCCTAAGCTGTGACTATTATAGCATGGGGTTATGAACGGGAGAAGAACAGCATTTTACGTGTAAAGCAGGGTAATGACAAGCAGCTCGTAGAGAACGAGCGGAAGAATGGCATTCTGTGGAGGAATGAAGGCGCGCGGGTCCTGCACGGTACAATGCAAATACAGCAGGCAGCGGTCGACATGTGCAATATAGCCTTCGTACATTTGGCCATCCATCGTATGCACACGCACGGGCCGGTGCATATGTCCGTGGCACAAACGTTGAATCTGCTCTTGTACCTGTTGAACCATAGCCGTATGCGCAGGCTCTGCCTGATACAGCACAGCTGCCGCTTGCTCCGCGGCCTTTGCTTGCTCCGCGGCCTTTGCTTGCTCTGTCATATGAACATCGCTCCTTTGCCCCGCAGTATGCCAGCAGGGAGTCTCATCCTAAGTTAAGCTATATGCGGGAGAGGAAGGGATGATGTCATGTAGGGAGATAAAGGCGGAACATCGTGCTTTTTATTACTAGAACTGATAAAATATTGAGGGTAATCATAGGTATGAAGTGTCCCTTTTTTAGGAGAAAATGAATAGGGCAAGGCTAGTCAGAATGACGGAGGTGCCATATATGTTAGAGGTTAGTTTTAAGAATCTGGGATCTATCAAGAACGGAACGGTTAAATTAAACAAGCTGACGATTCTTGCTGGAGAAAATAATACAGGCAAAACGTATGCAAGCTATGCGATATACGGTCTGCTCAAGCATCTTGCCAATGTAAAGGTTACTTATCCCGCTTTAGAAGCGGCAGATTTGAATGATAAAGGTGAAATAAAGGTTGATTTTAGTGATTTTCTGAATAGCTATGATGAACTGGTAGCCACCATTAATAAAGAGTTTTCAGCCGATTTATATCAAATATTTAGCACCAGCCAAAATGCTTTTCAAAAAAGTTTCGTAGAGGTGGATATTGATAAGGATTTGTTTATAAAGTATATGAATAAAATGGGTTACGAGCATAGTACGACCTTTGGAAAAGCTCAATTTTCCTTTGAACTAAAAAAGGAGCCAGGGAGTTCTGTTGCCTATATTTATTACTTTTATAAAGGGGAGTATGAGCCATCTAAGGTATCTTTGTTAAAGAAAATTATCGAGTCTATATTAGATGATATTGTATTTGAGCCTTTTAAAAAAGATGTATTTATTTTGCCAGCAGAAAGGTCAGGCTTGAATTTATTTTATAAAGAGCTTAATGCAAATAGAAATGAATTAGTACACAAGATTGGAATAGATATGTTGAATGATCCTGAACAGTTAAAATTGCAAGTCGAGAAGTTTATTACGCCTTACTCTACTCCAATATCGGATTATATTACTTTTCTGAACCGACTAGAGAGACGGTCTCAGGTAGAGAGCGAATTCAAAGACTTGGCAAATGAGCTTCAAAATAACGTCATTAAAGGCTCCTATTCGATTGAAAATCAGAATATTGTATATCAGCCATTGAGTGCGAAAGGAAAGTCATCGAAGCCGAAAAACGAGGGTATACAACTCCATGTTGCATCGTCTACTGCTAAAACATTATTCGGTTTAGTATTTTACTTGAATTATATGGCAAAAGAAGGTCAAACGCTCATTATTGATGAGCCGGAGTTAAACTTGCACCCAGATAACCAAAGAAAAATGGCGAGAATACTAGCAAAATTAGCGAATAGAGGAATCAATGTATTAATATCAACCCATAGTGATTACATAATTAAAGAGTTTAATAATCTGCTAATGTTAGGAAAGGAGTTCCCTGATAAAATTGAGTTAATGAAAAAATATAAATACTCGGAAAGCGAAATTTTAAAGCAAGAAGATATATCGCCTTATGTATTTATTGATAGTAAAATCAAACCAATGGAAATAGATGATTTGGAAGGCATAATCGCAGAGACATTCGATGATGTCATAAACCAATATAATGATTCGGTTGATGAAATATATTTAGCGATAAGGGAGGGGCTAGAGAATTGAGTGAAATGCTTGATGCCCTTGAACAGATTATAGCTCGATCTTATAGAATATTCCCGGACAATAATAATTTATTGACTATCCGAGAGGATAAGAATAATAGCGGTAATTCCTCCCTTGGTTCTTACGTGAGCTTTAAAAAAACAGGTAGAATATTCAGCTTCACATTAGATATTGATAATTCCAACCCATTTCCCTACTTCTCAGAAAGAACAGGCTTGAAAGGCAAAAATGACGCCATAATTTTTGCGGAGAAGGATGGTAAAATATTTATATTGCTTTTAGAATTGAAGTCTAAAAACCTATCCACTTCTATGAAACAGCTACGCAGTGGTGAAAATTTTGTTCAATTCATTGTCAAGACAATCGAGCTTCATTTTAAAGGAGCTATAAATGAGCAGTTGGAGTTTAGGTACCTCTTATTTACTACTCGAAAAATCCCGAAAAAACGGACGGCAAGGCTAATTATTAATTATCACGATAACAAAGGTAAGAAGGTTGCAGAAGAAGATAGCAATCGGGCCTATGCATTAGTAGATTTTTTGAAATAACTGGTCATGCTTAGAATGGAATCATTAGTTAAAAGATATACAAGTAAATATTTAATTAAAAACAAGCACGAACCCCCTGAAGAGGGGGTTCGTGCTTGTTTTTTAGCGCAGCTTATTTAATCACGCCGCAGGCGATGCGAGCACCCGAGTTGCCGGATGGATCGGTGACGTAATCATCTGCTTTCTCGTGAATAACTAGAGCGGCGCCGCCTGATTTAATCAGGGAGTTAGGTGCATCCTTGGCGAGCGTCACATTTTTTGAAATGATCTCAGCTTCGATTTTTCCGGTAGCGTCAACTTGAATATTGGGCAAATCGCCAGAGTGGAAGCCTTTGGGATTGCTGAACCCGTGCTGCTTGCTTAGCGGATTGAAGTGAGCCCCCGCCGACGTAAACTCGGGAGCCTCGCATTTTCCGGTTTCGTGAAAATGGATGCCGTGCATGCCGGGTGCGAGCTGCTCCGCCGCAAGGCGAATATGTACACCGTCAGCTTGCTCCTGCAGGCTTGCTTTGCCAATGACCGCACCTTTGCTATTAATAAGGTCCAGCTTGATCTCCGCAGTGGGGACCGATTTTACAGCGGCATGTGCCATAGGGAGGGAAGCGCCCCCTAGTGCTAGGCAGAGCGTTGTGACGTATATGGTTTTTTGAATAAACATAAGTTTTCCTCCATTTCCAGTGATGCCATTTAATATGCCCCGTCAATCGCTTGCCTATGCGGAAATCAAGGAATCTCAGATATGCGCTTGTCATAGCATACATGTCCATACCTCTCTACTCTATTTGCATATGATATATCAGAAACCATGAGAGAGGTGGCATAAATAATGTCAGTTAAATCGAAATTCCAGGTGAAAAACATTAAATCAGCGTCGCGCCAATCGAAACGGGCTCGTACTTCTTCTTGCTCCTGTCAACGCCAAGAGTCAGCAAATGAAAACAGAAGCAATGGTTGTCATCGCAGAGATCCGGCAGTTGAAGGGGTACAGGATGCTGGCAAAGTGTTAAGCAAAATTTTCAAACGACTGGAAAATGAAGAGGTTGCCGAAAAACTGGTCAAAGCGATCCGCTGCCATGATGCCCGGGCGGTTCAAAACATTATCGGCTGCGATTGTAAAGTCGTTCACTTCTTCTGCACGCAGCGTTCTGATTGCGTTAGAATCTGCTGCTCGTTCGGCAGAGACAACGAGGTTACAATATCGTTTGATATTTGTATCAAAAGAGAAAACAATAACCGCTACTAGTCCGCGTGTAGATGCCAGAATAAGCAAGAACCGCCAGGCCCTCCGAGGGCTTGGCGGTTCTTGTTATGCTCTATTCTGTCACCGTGCTGCGCGAATCGGCATACGATAGGACAGCAAGGTTAGGCAGACAAAACAAGCAAGGACAACGATCATAATGGAGGGGACGAACGATGCCGCTAATTCCGAATTTCCCCGCACCTTTGCTTCAGGAGCATGCTGTATGGCACCATACACATCATGTAACGCCCGGCACCATTCCGCCTCGCGGATTCGGTGATCAGTTTTTGCGTTTTCACCGTGACTATATTAACCGCGTGTACAGCTGGTATAACAGCCAAGGCTATGACAGCAGGCTGATTGCGCCGTGGCCGGAAATTCCGGAGGCTATACGCCGCGCTCCTTGCTATAATCCGGCTGCGGAAAATCGCATTCGAAATAATCCGCGCTCCTTTAATACGCTGGATGAGCTGGGCAGCTACATCGAATCCAGCGGCATTCATGGCTGTATGCATATGATTTCGGCCCAGCTGATGAACGAACCGGAAATCAATGATTTCGACTTGGCACCGCGCCATACGACGTTTTATCAAATTCACGGGCTAATCGACCAGTGGTATCGCAACTGGGAAAATGCCTGGGGCCAGCGCGCTGACGCGAAAGGCCAAAGGCAAATTCAAAGCCGCCCTGTGCCGCAGCGGCGCTCCACTGGCGGGGCCGTTTCAGCTGCTACGTGCAATCGCGCAAGGCGCGCATTACGCTTGCGTAATATTCCGCTTTGCGCGGTACGAACTGCTCCACCCGCACGCTCCTTACGGAAGGCATCTGCCCGCCGTCCGGGCTTACAGCCACCCCTGATACCATCAGCTCCGTCCGCTCGTGCTCGAACAGCTGGAGCAGCTCTTCCAGGTCGGCCTCGTACACGCCGGCCACCTCTTCGACTTGCAGCTGTAATTCCATCAGCGGCAAGGAACAGACGAAGCCGAACACATCGCTGACCTCGCGGTCGATGAAACGGGTGCCGCCAGCCGTTCCTACGGTATCCTCACGCAGCTGCCCAAGCGGGATCAGGTCGCCAAAGCTGGCGGTTACGCCAATCTCCTCCTGCAGCTCGCGTGCGGCGTCACGCATCGTTTCGCCTGCCGAGAGATGGCCGGCGACGGTAATGTCGTAGCAGTCCGGACAAGTATCCTTGCTGGACTGGCGCAATTGAAACCGAACGTAGCGGCGGTCTTCCTCCTTGCGTGTGAGCCAGCAGTGGAAGGAGCGGTGCCAGTAGCCCTTGGCATGCGTCTCCGAGCGTGTAGCTGTCCCGATTGGATTCATCTGCTCGTCATAAATATCAAAGTATTCCTCTGTCATTGCACGAACTCCTTTGTATAAAAAAATAGGGCAGTTTGCGCGTTTAGAGACTGCGACGAAATAAAGTACCGCTAAATTCCTCGCAGCTCCTTAGTGAGAGCGTCCCGAATCCACAGCTTCAAGCTGGGACGTGCAGTGCTTGCAGCGAGTCGCTTTCAGCGGAATGCTGGACAAGCAGTAAGGGCAGTCCTTTTCCGTAGGAGCAGCTTCGGCGGGAGCCTCCTCTGCTTTGCTGCGGCGCAGCATATTAATGCCTTTAACGAGGAAGAAAATACAGGCAGCTACGATGAAGAAGTCCAGCATCACATTAATAAACTGGCCGTAGGCGATAACGGCAATGCCGTTTTTCGATGCATCGTCGAGCGAGCGGACAACGGTACCGACAGCTTTCAATTCCTCAGTATGCTTGGGATCGAGGTTAATGAATAAGTCCTTAAAATTGACTCCGCCCAAAACTCGTCCAATCGGCGGCATTATAATGTCGTTCACAAGCGAGGTGACAATTTTGCCGAAGGCTCCGCCAATAATGACACCGACTGCGAGGTCGATGACGTTGCCTTTAATCGCAAACTCCTTAAATTCCTGTACAATTTTCATCAAAATCTCTCCTTCATAAAATGAGCTTGCCCGAAAACATTGCATAAGCGAGCGCAACAAATGCAGCCATGCAAAAGCGCTGATTGCTCTTTATTGTATATAAAACAAGCCAGAAACACCATTCCTAAAGCAGCCGCATAAAAAGATAATCCTATAATTACATAAAATAACAATTTTCCTTTTCATTTTGGTTACAGGATTAAGCTTCGATACGATGTGCAATTCTGAAAATGGTAGTGGAATCCTAGTCTAGGAGCGACACTTGTTCGCCTTTTTGCATCATTTTCTGCTTTTTTTGTGAAAAAAGATATGTAAAAAGAGAGGATTTTATTGGATATTGTCGAATTTCAGTATTGTGAGTAAATTAATGGATATTTGAGGAGTTTTATGAATCACCAATTCGTTATAGGGAACCCCTTTTTTACACTGTTTTCATTTATGATTGTTTGCTTTGCCTGTTTTACGCTGTTCAGCATGATTGGTTACCCGCCATCAGGCAGCAAAATAGTAGCATTCAGCCGCAAGTTCGGCAGTTCTTTCGTTTTTGGGCTAGGTGTTTGGGCGATGCATGTGCTGGCCATATTCGGATCGACTTATCCATTAGTTTTGGATTGGACTATGCTCTACACTTTGTTGTGCTGCATGGCTCTTACCTATGCTTCAATATCCGTATACGAAAGTGCCTGGCCCGGATTGATGAGGAAGGTGTTAAGCAGCCTGCTGCTCGCTGTTGGCTCAACGACGCTGCATTATTTAAATCTGCTGGGGAGTCCGGTGAAAAGCTATGAGCTGGATCATTATTTGTTCATGGTATCGATCATAGCTGCTTTTCTAGGAGCGCTGGTCGCCTTTAATTTGTATGAAAGCAGAGGAAAGGATGGCAAGCTGATCAGCAGCCTTATTCTCGGTCTGTCGATGATTATTATGCACACGATAGGCATGCAGGCAATGAAGGTGGAGTATGTGAATGTCTATACGACCGACAGCATGAACGATTCAATGATGCTCATGTCGTTTCTGCTGGGCATTGCCACAATGCTCATATTCAGCTTCTGCCTATCCACCTGGATGTTCAGCCGCAAATACAGTATGGTCGATGCCAATTACAAGCTGCTGGTCGAAAACTCCCTCGATACGATTGCGATTATTAAAGAGGGAAAATGGCAATATTTCAATCCTTCCGGTTTGCGGATGTTTGAGGCAGACAGCGAGCATGAATTGATCGGTGAGTCGATCTATGATTTTCTTCACGAGAAGCATCATGAGGAAATTCGCCAATTGCTGGGCGATGAGGAGAACGAGGATTTGCTGCGCCAAAAGCCTGTCGAATTGGACTGGAGAACCGTGCATGGCAAGCTGCTGCATACGGAATTGGTACGAACAAGCACAAGCCATACGGGCAGCCTAGCCTATCAAGTCATTATCCGCGATATTTCGGAGCGCAAAAAAAATGAGGAGCTGCTGATCAATTCTGAGAAGCTGTACATCGCAGGCCAGCTGGCTGCGGGAATTGCCCATGAAATTCGCAATCCGCTCACTTCGCTGAAAGGGTTTCTCCAGCTCATTGCTTCTGGGCGCAGCAACAATCATTATTATGAAATTATGAAATCCGAGCTGATACGGATTGAATCCATCGTAAGCGAGCTGCTGATGCTGTCCAAGCCGCAGGTTTATCAGCTGTGCTACAGGGATGTGCGCCCGATTATGGCGGAATCAGTGACGCTGCTGGAGACGCAGGCCATTATGCACAATATTGAAATTCGGCTGAATATGGCTGCGGAGCCGCTATACGTCTTTGGCGTGGAAAATCAAATCAAGCAGGTGTTTATCAATGTTATCAAAAATGCAATCGAGGCAATGGCCAGCGGAGGTCTCATTCTCATTACGCTAGAGCTTGCGCAAAAGGCGCGAATCGTCAT
This genomic window contains:
- a CDS encoding bifunctional diguanylate cyclase/phosphodiesterase produces the protein MREQVIALLPAKLNACRELGHMLLKVQNASKGLAAVLVQLDHFYRIIGARGMDYGCEVMQLIEERLVEAGADRSAIWQLNDSTFLVAAVLDAGQADGYSMLERFKTTVQQPVGFGSDRFHLTASIGVSLFPQDGATSEQLICHAETALYSGVLKGEGQISYYLRSATEQINRHLELETAIRTALYKGQFHLNYQPIYQVETGKLRGFEVLLRWNHPELGSIQPAEFIPFAEKNGMIMPIGAWVIKQACRMLGTLPDQAALIMSVNISPTELADYAYADMVLNTLEEAGIPPQCLQLEIKAGYNYANCERSVKALTRLHASGVFIALDDFGSMHSSLASLQHLPIHALKLDRSFVREIDKEGVEHHIVEAMIGLLHKLGICVIAEGVEYVKQYELLRGWGCDYMQGYLLGQPARPDMLDFTMIRKPERTGA
- a CDS encoding TraX family protein, with protein sequence MQIIAMVTMLLDHIGLIWFPQDDTWRIIGRLAMPLYAYALVIGYFRTKNINQYLWRMTAIAALSQIPYSLAFGTWEINTVGTLLVCLVSLKLLDQLKSRPALQVSLAAFLLLLLEVVPCSYGAYLLVLVLIYRYVPKQGMAPAHLLLNIFYLFYMGWTIQLFSVVATLLLVYSPSMLQAADSIKVPRSLWRSFYPLHLAIIAALQYVILAGK
- a CDS encoding ATP-binding protein — protein: MLEVSFKNLGSIKNGTVKLNKLTILAGENNTGKTYASYAIYGLLKHLANVKVTYPALEAADLNDKGEIKVDFSDFLNSYDELVATINKEFSADLYQIFSTSQNAFQKSFVEVDIDKDLFIKYMNKMGYEHSTTFGKAQFSFELKKEPGSSVAYIYYFYKGEYEPSKVSLLKKIIESILDDIVFEPFKKDVFILPAERSGLNLFYKELNANRNELVHKIGIDMLNDPEQLKLQVEKFITPYSTPISDYITFLNRLERRSQVESEFKDLANELQNNVIKGSYSIENQNIVYQPLSAKGKSSKPKNEGIQLHVASSTAKTLFGLVFYLNYMAKEGQTLIIDEPELNLHPDNQRKMARILAKLANRGINVLISTHSDYIIKEFNNLLMLGKEFPDKIELMKKYKYSESEILKQEDISPYVFIDSKIKPMEIDDLEGIIAETFDDVINQYNDSVDEIYLAIREGLEN
- a CDS encoding superoxide dismutase family protein — translated: MFIQKTIYVTTLCLALGGASLPMAHAAVKSVPTAEIKLDLINSKGAVIGKASLQEQADGVHIRLAAEQLAPGMHGIHFHETGKCEAPEFTSAGAHFNPLSKQHGFSNPKGFHSGDLPNIQVDATGKIEAEIISKNVTLAKDAPNSLIKSGGAALVIHEKADDYVTDPSGNSGARIACGVIK
- a CDS encoding NUDIX domain-containing protein, yielding MTEEYFDIYDEQMNPIGTATRSETHAKGYWHRSFHCWLTRKEEDRRYVRFQLRQSSKDTCPDCYDITVAGHLSAGETMRDAARELQEEIGVTASFGDLIPLGQLREDTVGTAGGTRFIDREVSDVFGFVCSLPLMELQLQVEEVAGVYEADLEELLQLFEHERTELMVSGVAVSPDGGQMPSVRSVRVEQFVPRKAEYYASVMRALRDCT
- the mscL gene encoding large conductance mechanosensitive channel protein MscL; amino-acid sequence: MKIVQEFKEFAIKGNVIDLAVGVIIGGAFGKIVTSLVNDIIMPPIGRVLGGVNFKDLFINLDPKHTEELKAVGTVVRSLDDASKNGIAVIAYGQFINVMLDFFIVAACIFFLVKGINMLRRSKAEEAPAEAAPTEKDCPYCLSSIPLKATRCKHCTSQLEAVDSGRSH
- a CDS encoding ATP-binding protein, producing MNHQFVIGNPFFTLFSFMIVCFACFTLFSMIGYPPSGSKIVAFSRKFGSSFVFGLGVWAMHVLAIFGSTYPLVLDWTMLYTLLCCMALTYASISVYESAWPGLMRKVLSSLLLAVGSTTLHYLNLLGSPVKSYELDHYLFMVSIIAAFLGALVAFNLYESRGKDGKLISSLILGLSMIIMHTIGMQAMKVEYVNVYTTDSMNDSMMLMSFLLGIATMLIFSFCLSTWMFSRKYSMVDANYKLLVENSLDTIAIIKEGKWQYFNPSGLRMFEADSEHELIGESIYDFLHEKHHEEIRQLLGDEENEDLLRQKPVELDWRTVHGKLLHTELVRTSTSHTGSLAYQVIIRDISERKKNEELLINSEKLYIAGQLAAGIAHEIRNPLTSLKGFLQLIASGRSNNHYYEIMKSELIRIESIVSELLMLSKPQVYQLCYRDVRPIMAESVTLLETQAIMHNIEIRLNMAAEPLYVFGVENQIKQVFINVIKNAIEAMASGGLILITLELAQKARIVIRIQDEGPGIAKEQLSKIGQPFYTTKDRGTGLGLMVTYKIVDNHLGSIKADSIMGKGTTFIIQLPYRKDPEENT